The DNA region CGGATCGGCTGGGGCGAGATATCTTCCGCCGCATCATACACGGCACCCGCATCTCGCTGACCATCGGCTTCCTGGTGGTGTTCGCCTCCGGCTCCGTGGGGACGGTGCTGGGCCTGGTGGCGGGATACTTTGGCGGTTGGGTGGACTCGTTCATCATGCGGGTGGTCGATGTGCTGCTGGCCTTTCCGGCCATCCTGCTGGCCATCGCCATTGTGGCCGTGCGCGGCCCTGGCCTGACCAACACCATGATCGCCGTCTCCGTGGTGGGGGTGCCCGGATACGCTCGCGTGGTGCGCTCCATGGTCCTCTCCATTCGGGAGCGGGACTATGTGGAGGCGGCGCGGATGGTCGGGGTGACCGACCTTCGTATCATGTTCCGGCACATCCTGCCCAACAGCTTCTCCCCGATCATCGTGCAGGCGACGCTGGGCGTGGGCGGCTCCATCCTCTTCGCCGCCGCGTTGGGCTTCCTGGGGCTGGGCGCGCAGCCTCCCCTGCCGGAGTGGGGGGCCATGATCGGCGATGGCATCC from Chloroflexota bacterium includes:
- a CDS encoding ABC transporter permease, with translation MTVDAPTTQALLPDLTPRRSRGLFIDAWHRLLSSWNGRVGLVIVLLTVIVGIGAPIVDPYDPRIDSNLAESRHPPSWEHPFGTDRLGRDIFRRIIHGTRISLTIGFLVVFASGSVGTVLGLVAGYFGGWVDSFIMRVVDVLLAFPAILLAIAIVAVRGPGLTNTMIAVSVVGVPGYARVVRSMVLSIRERDYVEAARMVGVTDLRIMFRHILPNSFSPIIVQATLGVGGSILFAAALGFLGLGAQPPLPEWGAMIGDGIPFLRQSPHMVFFPGMAIMITVLGFNLLGDGLRDALDPQMQI